A genomic region of Glycine max cultivar Williams 82 chromosome 15, Glycine_max_v4.0, whole genome shotgun sequence contains the following coding sequences:
- the LOC102664679 gene encoding cleavage and polyadenylation specificity factor subunit 4-like isoform X1, whose protein sequence is MANQGGGGGATMYHGLDRFQRNNPPTFKGGYDPEGVEAWLREIEKIFWVTECQDHQKVLFATHMLAYEVEYWWENTRPRLEGAGGAVVPWETFKQTFLEKYFPEDVKNRKEMEFLELKQGSMMVAEYAVKFENLVRYFPHYQGEARERSKCVKFVNGLQPEVKMMVNYHGIHNFAQLTNMCRIFDEDQWEKATFYKNANASHGKEKKPVTHSRAKPYSAPPGKYGNHFGGQRTSGGHHLAGGSSQSVNRVSQPVGRGGGGAPTTPTTPTRCAKCGRMGHFARECPDSDVTCFNCRGKGHLSTSCPHPRREKMSGSLNNQNGQPRTTRRVFAFSGVDVAQSDDLIQEQPEEKL, encoded by the exons ATGGCCAATCAGGGAGGCGGTGGAGGAGCAACTATGTACCATGGTTTAGATCGCTTTCAAAGGAACAACCCACCTACCTTCAAAGGGGGTTATGATCCTGAGGGTGTTGAGGCTTGGCTGAGGGAGATTGAGAAGATTTTTTGGGTGACGGAATGTCAGGACCATCAGAAGGTGTTGTTTGCTACTCACATGCTAGCATATGAGGTGGAGTATTGGTGGGAGAACACTCGCCCACGTTTGGAGGGAGCAGGTGGTGCTGTTGTCCCATGGGAGACCTTCAAACAGACTTTTCTGGAGAAGTATTTTCCAGAAGATGTGAAGAATAGGAAGGAGATGGAGTTCCTTGAGCTAAAACAAGGGAGTATGATGGTGGCAGAGTATGCAGTGAAGTTTGAGAACCTTGTAAGGTATTTTCCTCATTATCAGGGGGAAGCTAGGGAGAGGTCCAAATGCGTGAAATTTGTCAATGGCCTCCAACCAGAAGTAAAGATGATGGTAAATTATCACGGTATTCACAACTTTGCACAGTTGACCAACATGTGTAGAATCTTTGATGAAGATCAGTGGGAGAAGGCTACTTTTTACAAGAATGCCAATGCTAGTCATGGGAAAGAGAAGAAGCCTGTGACTCACAGTCGTGCTAAGCCATATTCTGCCCCTCCCGGGAAATATGGAAACCATTTTGGGGGACAAAGGACTAGTGGAGGACATCACCTAGCTGGTGGGAGTTCTCAGTCAGTTAACAGAGTGTCTCAGCCTGTTGgtagaggtggtggtggtgctccTACTACACCTACTACGCCAACCCGATGTGCTAAGTGTGGTAGGATGGGTCATTTTGCTCGTGAGTGCCCAGATAGTGACGTGACTTGTTTCAACTGCCGAGGTAAGGGCCACCTCAGTACCAGTTGCCCACATCCGAGGAGGGAGAAAATGAGTGGAAGTCTGAATAACCAGAACGGACAACCAAGGACCACAAGGAGAGTGTTTGCTTTTAGTGGTGTTGATGTCGCACAGTCTGATGATCTCATTCAAG agcaaccgGAGGAGaagctctag
- the LOC102664679 gene encoding cleavage and polyadenylation specificity factor subunit 4-like isoform X2: MANQGGGGGATMYHGLDRFQRNNPPTFKGGYDPEGVEAWLREIEKIFWVTECQDHQKVLFATHMLAYEVEYWWENTRPRLEGAGGAVVPWETFKQTFLEKYFPEDVKNRKEMEFLELKQGSMMVAEYAVKFENLVRYFPHYQGEARERSKCVKFVNGLQPEVKMMVNYHGIHNFAQLTNMCRIFDEDQWEKATFYKNANASHGKEKKPVTHSRAKPYSAPPGKYGNHFGGQRTSGGHHLAGGSSQSVNRVSQPVGRGGGGAPTTPTTPTRCAKCGRMGHFARECPDSDVTCFNCRGKGHLSTSCPHPRREKMSGSLNNQNGQPRTTRRVFAFSGVDVAQSDDLIQGEL, translated from the coding sequence ATGGCCAATCAGGGAGGCGGTGGAGGAGCAACTATGTACCATGGTTTAGATCGCTTTCAAAGGAACAACCCACCTACCTTCAAAGGGGGTTATGATCCTGAGGGTGTTGAGGCTTGGCTGAGGGAGATTGAGAAGATTTTTTGGGTGACGGAATGTCAGGACCATCAGAAGGTGTTGTTTGCTACTCACATGCTAGCATATGAGGTGGAGTATTGGTGGGAGAACACTCGCCCACGTTTGGAGGGAGCAGGTGGTGCTGTTGTCCCATGGGAGACCTTCAAACAGACTTTTCTGGAGAAGTATTTTCCAGAAGATGTGAAGAATAGGAAGGAGATGGAGTTCCTTGAGCTAAAACAAGGGAGTATGATGGTGGCAGAGTATGCAGTGAAGTTTGAGAACCTTGTAAGGTATTTTCCTCATTATCAGGGGGAAGCTAGGGAGAGGTCCAAATGCGTGAAATTTGTCAATGGCCTCCAACCAGAAGTAAAGATGATGGTAAATTATCACGGTATTCACAACTTTGCACAGTTGACCAACATGTGTAGAATCTTTGATGAAGATCAGTGGGAGAAGGCTACTTTTTACAAGAATGCCAATGCTAGTCATGGGAAAGAGAAGAAGCCTGTGACTCACAGTCGTGCTAAGCCATATTCTGCCCCTCCCGGGAAATATGGAAACCATTTTGGGGGACAAAGGACTAGTGGAGGACATCACCTAGCTGGTGGGAGTTCTCAGTCAGTTAACAGAGTGTCTCAGCCTGTTGgtagaggtggtggtggtgctccTACTACACCTACTACGCCAACCCGATGTGCTAAGTGTGGTAGGATGGGTCATTTTGCTCGTGAGTGCCCAGATAGTGACGTGACTTGTTTCAACTGCCGAGGTAAGGGCCACCTCAGTACCAGTTGCCCACATCCGAGGAGGGAGAAAATGAGTGGAAGTCTGAATAACCAGAACGGACAACCAAGGACCACAAGGAGAGTGTTTGCTTTTAGTGGTGTTGATGTCGCACAGTCTGATGATCTCATTCAAG